Proteins encoded in a region of the Calypte anna isolate BGI_N300 chromosome 15, bCalAnn1_v1.p, whole genome shotgun sequence genome:
- the AP1B1 gene encoding AP-1 complex subunit beta-1 isoform X2 — protein sequence MTDSKYFTTTKKGEIFELKAELNSDKKEKKKEAVKKVIASMTVGKDVSALFPDVVNCMQTDNLELKKLVYLYLMNYAKSQPDMAIMAVNTFVKDCEDPNPLIRALAVRTMGCIRVDKITEYLCEPLRKCLKDEDPYVRKTAAVCVAKLHDINAQLVEDQGFLDTLKDLISDSNPMVVANAVAALSEIAESHPSSNLLDLNPQSINKLLTALNECTEWGQIFILDCLANYMPKDDREAQSICERVTPRLSHANSAVVLSAVKVLMKFMEMLSKDLDYYGTLLKKLAPPLVTLLSAEPELQYVALRNINLIVQKRPEILKHEMKVFFVKYNDPIYVKLEKLDIMIRLASQANIAQVLAELKEYATEVDVDFVRKAVRAIGRCAIKVEQSAERCVSTLLDLIQTKVNYVVQEAIVVIKDIFRKYPNKYESVIATLCENLDSLDEPEARAAMIWIVGEYAERIDNADELLESFLEGFHDESTQVQLQLLTAIVKLFLKKPTETQELVQQVLSLATQDSDNPDLRDRGYIYWRLLSTDPVAAKEVVLAEKPLISEETDLIEPTLLDELICYIGTLASVYHKPPSAFVEGSRGVVHKSLPPRTGSSESIESPEAAPGGVQAGEQPAVIPTQGDLLGDLLNLDPTVTGPPIATAPVQMGAVDLLGGGLDSLMQGDAGGSPAMGGFTPAPTTTAPTNLGAPLGSGLGDLFDLTVGVGTLSGSYVAPKTVWLPAMKAKGLEISGTFSRQVGSISMDLVLTNKALQVMSDFAIQFNRNSFGLAPAAPLQVHAPLAPNQSVDISLPLNTVGSVMKMDPLNNLQVAVKNNIDVFYFSTLYPLHILFVEDGKMERRTFLATWKDIPNENEAQFQIKDCSLSADTVSSKLQGSNIFTIAKRNVEGQDMLYQSLKLTNGIWVLAELRIQPSNPTFTLSLKCRAPEVSQYIYQAYETILKN from the exons ATGACAGACTCCAAGTACTTCACCACCACAAAGAAAG GGGAGATATTTGAGCTGAAAGCTGAACTGAACAGTGacaagaaggagaagaagaaggaggcaGTGAAGAAGGTGATTGCCTCCATGACCGTCGGCAAGGATGTCAG TGCTCTCTTCCCGGACGTGGTCAATTGCATGCAGACAGACAACCTGGAACTGAAGAAGTTGGTCTACCTCTACCTGATGAACTATGCCAAGAGCCAGCCAGACATGGCCATCATGGCAGTCAACACCTTTGTGAAG GACTGTGAGGATCCCAACCCCCTGATCCGGGCTCTGGCAGTGAGAACCATGGGCTGCATCCGTGTGGATAAGATCACAGAGTACCTGTGTGAGCCCCTGAGGAAGTGCCTGAAGGATGAGGATCCCTACGTGCGCAAGACAGCCGCTGTCTGTGTGGCCAAGCTGCATGACATCAATGCCCAGCTGGTGGAGGACCAGGGCTTCCTGGACACTCTGAAGGACCTCATCTCTGACTCCAACCCCATG GTAGTCGCCAATGCAGTGGCAGCTCTCTCAGAAATAGCAGAGTCCCACCCCAGCAGCAACCTCCTGGACCTCAACCCCCAATCCATCAACAAACTCCTCACTGCCTTGAACGAGTGCACTGAGTGGGGACAGATCTTCATCTTGGACTGCCTGGCCAACTACATGCCCAAGGATGACAGGGAAGCCCAGAG CATCTGTGAGCGGGTAACGCCCCGGCTGTCCCACGCCAACTCAGCAGTGGTGCTCTCAGCAGTGAAAGTGCTGATGAAGTTTATGGAGATGCTGTCCAAGGACCTGGATTATTATGGCACCCTGCTGAAGAAGCTGGCTCCCCCCCTGGTcaccctgctctctgcagagcctgagctGCAGTACGTGGCTCTCCGCAACATCAACCTCATCGTCCAGAAGAG GCCCGAGATCCTGAAGCATGAGATGAAGGTGTTCTTTGTGAAGTACAACGACCCCATCTATGTCAAACTGGAGAAGTTGGACATCATGATCCGCCTGGCTTCCCAGGCCAACATTGCTCAG gtgctggcagagctgaaggaatATGCCACAGAGGTGGATGTGGACTTTGTGAGGAAAGCTGTCCGAGCCATTGGTCGCTGTGCCATCAAGGTGGAG CAATCAGCTGAGCGTTGTGTCAGCACTCTGCTCGACCTCATCCAGACCAAAGTCAACTATGTGGTGCAGGAGGCCATCGTTGTCATCAAGGACATCTTCCGCAAGTACCCCAACAA GTATGAGAGTGTGATTGCCACCCTCTGTGAGAACCTGGATTCCCTGGATGAGCCTGAGGCCCGGGCTGCCATGATCTGGATCGTGGGAGAGTATGCAGAGAGGATTGACAACGCcgatgagctgctggagagcttCCTGGAGGGCTTCCATGATGAGAGCACCCAG gttcagctgcagctgctgacagcCATCGTGAAGCTGTTCCTGAAAAAGCCCACAGAGACCCAGGAGCTGGTGCAGCAGGTGCTGAGCTTGGCCACACAG gaCTCAGACAACCCCGACCTCCGGGACCGTGGTTACATCTACTGGCGCCTGCTCTCAACTGACCCGGTGGCTGCCAAGGAGGTGGTGCTGGCAGAGAAGCCCCTGATCTCTGAGGAGACAGATCTGATCGAGCCCACCCTCCTGGATGAGCTGATCTGCTACATTGGGACCTTGGCTTCTGTCTACCACAAACCCCCCAGTGCCTTcgtggaggggagcaggggggtgGTGCACAAGAGTTTGCCCCCCAGGACGGGCTC GAGTGAGAGCATCGAGAGCCCTGAGGCAGCCCCAgggggggtgcaggcaggggagcAGCCAGCAGTCATCCCCACCCAGGGTGACCTTCTGGGTGACCTGCTCAACCTGGATCCCACGGTCACTGGACCTCCCATTGCAACAGCCCCTGTGCAGATGGGTGCTGTGGACCTCCTGGGAGGTGGCTTGGACAGCCTG atgCAAGGAGATGCAGGAGGCAGCCCTGCT ATGGGTGGCttcaccccagcacccaccaccacAGCACCCACCAACCTGGGGGCACCCCTGGGCAGTGGTCTGGGAGACCTCTTCGACCTGACTGTCGGGGTGGGGACACTGTCTGGATCCTACGTGGCACCCAAAACG GTCTGGCTGCCTGCCATGAAAGCCAAGGGGCTGGAGATCTCTGGCACCTTCAGCAGGCAGGTGGGCTCCATCTCGATGGACCTTGTCCTGACAAACAAAGCCTTGCAGGTCATGTCTGACTTTGCCATCCAGTTCAACCGCAACAG ctttggcctggccccagcagctcctctccaggTCCATGCTCCCCTTGCCCCCAATCAGTCTGTGGACATCTCCCTTCCACTCAACACTGTTGGCTCTGTCATGAAGATGGATCCTCTGAACAACCTCCAG GTGGCAGTGAAAAACAACATTGATGTCTTCTACTTCAGCACCCTCTACCCCCTGCACATCCTCTTCGTGGAGGACGGGAAGATGG AGAGGAGGACGTTCCTGGCCACTTGGAAGGACATTCCCAATGAGAATGAAGCCCAATTCCAGATCAAAGACTGTTCCCTCAGTGCAG ACACTGTTAGCAGCAAACTCCAAGGCAGCAACATCTTTACCATTGCCAAGAGGAACGTGGAGGGTCAGGACATGCTCTACCAGTCCCTCAAGCTCACCAATGGCATCTGGGTGCTGGCTGAGCTCAGGATCCAGCCCAGCAACCCCACTTTTACG TTGTCCCTGAAATGCCGAGCTCCAGAGGTGTCCCAGTACATCTACCAAGCCTATGAGACCATCCTGAAAAACTaa
- the AP1B1 gene encoding AP-1 complex subunit beta-1 isoform X1: MTDSKYFTTTKKGEIFELKAELNSDKKEKKKEAVKKVIASMTVGKDVSALFPDVVNCMQTDNLELKKLVYLYLMNYAKSQPDMAIMAVNTFVKDCEDPNPLIRALAVRTMGCIRVDKITEYLCEPLRKCLKDEDPYVRKTAAVCVAKLHDINAQLVEDQGFLDTLKDLISDSNPMVVANAVAALSEIAESHPSSNLLDLNPQSINKLLTALNECTEWGQIFILDCLANYMPKDDREAQSICERVTPRLSHANSAVVLSAVKVLMKFMEMLSKDLDYYGTLLKKLAPPLVTLLSAEPELQYVALRNINLIVQKRPEILKHEMKVFFVKYNDPIYVKLEKLDIMIRLASQANIAQVLAELKEYATEVDVDFVRKAVRAIGRCAIKVEQSAERCVSTLLDLIQTKVNYVVQEAIVVIKDIFRKYPNKYESVIATLCENLDSLDEPEARAAMIWIVGEYAERIDNADELLESFLEGFHDESTQVQLQLLTAIVKLFLKKPTETQELVQQVLSLATQDSDNPDLRDRGYIYWRLLSTDPVAAKEVVLAEKPLISEETDLIEPTLLDELICYIGTLASVYHKPPSAFVEGSRGVVHKSLPPRTGSSESIESPEAAPGGVQAGEQPAVIPTQGDLLGDLLNLDPTVTGPPIATAPVQMGAVDLLGGGLDSLMQGDAGGSPAMGGFTPAPTTTAPTNLGAPLGSGLGDLFDLTVGVGTLSGSYVAPKTVWLPAMKAKGLEISGTFSRQVGSISMDLVLTNKALQVMSDFAIQFNRNSFGLAPAAPLQVHAPLAPNQSVDISLPLNTVGSVMKMDPLNNLQVAVKNNIDVFYFSTLYPLHILFVEDGKMERRTFLATWKDIPNENEAQFQIKDCSLSADTVSSKLQGSNIFTIAKRNVEGQDMLYQSLKLTNGIWVLAELRIQPSNPTFTDLELSLKCRAPEVSQYIYQAYETILKN, from the exons ATGACAGACTCCAAGTACTTCACCACCACAAAGAAAG GGGAGATATTTGAGCTGAAAGCTGAACTGAACAGTGacaagaaggagaagaagaaggaggcaGTGAAGAAGGTGATTGCCTCCATGACCGTCGGCAAGGATGTCAG TGCTCTCTTCCCGGACGTGGTCAATTGCATGCAGACAGACAACCTGGAACTGAAGAAGTTGGTCTACCTCTACCTGATGAACTATGCCAAGAGCCAGCCAGACATGGCCATCATGGCAGTCAACACCTTTGTGAAG GACTGTGAGGATCCCAACCCCCTGATCCGGGCTCTGGCAGTGAGAACCATGGGCTGCATCCGTGTGGATAAGATCACAGAGTACCTGTGTGAGCCCCTGAGGAAGTGCCTGAAGGATGAGGATCCCTACGTGCGCAAGACAGCCGCTGTCTGTGTGGCCAAGCTGCATGACATCAATGCCCAGCTGGTGGAGGACCAGGGCTTCCTGGACACTCTGAAGGACCTCATCTCTGACTCCAACCCCATG GTAGTCGCCAATGCAGTGGCAGCTCTCTCAGAAATAGCAGAGTCCCACCCCAGCAGCAACCTCCTGGACCTCAACCCCCAATCCATCAACAAACTCCTCACTGCCTTGAACGAGTGCACTGAGTGGGGACAGATCTTCATCTTGGACTGCCTGGCCAACTACATGCCCAAGGATGACAGGGAAGCCCAGAG CATCTGTGAGCGGGTAACGCCCCGGCTGTCCCACGCCAACTCAGCAGTGGTGCTCTCAGCAGTGAAAGTGCTGATGAAGTTTATGGAGATGCTGTCCAAGGACCTGGATTATTATGGCACCCTGCTGAAGAAGCTGGCTCCCCCCCTGGTcaccctgctctctgcagagcctgagctGCAGTACGTGGCTCTCCGCAACATCAACCTCATCGTCCAGAAGAG GCCCGAGATCCTGAAGCATGAGATGAAGGTGTTCTTTGTGAAGTACAACGACCCCATCTATGTCAAACTGGAGAAGTTGGACATCATGATCCGCCTGGCTTCCCAGGCCAACATTGCTCAG gtgctggcagagctgaaggaatATGCCACAGAGGTGGATGTGGACTTTGTGAGGAAAGCTGTCCGAGCCATTGGTCGCTGTGCCATCAAGGTGGAG CAATCAGCTGAGCGTTGTGTCAGCACTCTGCTCGACCTCATCCAGACCAAAGTCAACTATGTGGTGCAGGAGGCCATCGTTGTCATCAAGGACATCTTCCGCAAGTACCCCAACAA GTATGAGAGTGTGATTGCCACCCTCTGTGAGAACCTGGATTCCCTGGATGAGCCTGAGGCCCGGGCTGCCATGATCTGGATCGTGGGAGAGTATGCAGAGAGGATTGACAACGCcgatgagctgctggagagcttCCTGGAGGGCTTCCATGATGAGAGCACCCAG gttcagctgcagctgctgacagcCATCGTGAAGCTGTTCCTGAAAAAGCCCACAGAGACCCAGGAGCTGGTGCAGCAGGTGCTGAGCTTGGCCACACAG gaCTCAGACAACCCCGACCTCCGGGACCGTGGTTACATCTACTGGCGCCTGCTCTCAACTGACCCGGTGGCTGCCAAGGAGGTGGTGCTGGCAGAGAAGCCCCTGATCTCTGAGGAGACAGATCTGATCGAGCCCACCCTCCTGGATGAGCTGATCTGCTACATTGGGACCTTGGCTTCTGTCTACCACAAACCCCCCAGTGCCTTcgtggaggggagcaggggggtgGTGCACAAGAGTTTGCCCCCCAGGACGGGCTC GAGTGAGAGCATCGAGAGCCCTGAGGCAGCCCCAgggggggtgcaggcaggggagcAGCCAGCAGTCATCCCCACCCAGGGTGACCTTCTGGGTGACCTGCTCAACCTGGATCCCACGGTCACTGGACCTCCCATTGCAACAGCCCCTGTGCAGATGGGTGCTGTGGACCTCCTGGGAGGTGGCTTGGACAGCCTG atgCAAGGAGATGCAGGAGGCAGCCCTGCT ATGGGTGGCttcaccccagcacccaccaccacAGCACCCACCAACCTGGGGGCACCCCTGGGCAGTGGTCTGGGAGACCTCTTCGACCTGACTGTCGGGGTGGGGACACTGTCTGGATCCTACGTGGCACCCAAAACG GTCTGGCTGCCTGCCATGAAAGCCAAGGGGCTGGAGATCTCTGGCACCTTCAGCAGGCAGGTGGGCTCCATCTCGATGGACCTTGTCCTGACAAACAAAGCCTTGCAGGTCATGTCTGACTTTGCCATCCAGTTCAACCGCAACAG ctttggcctggccccagcagctcctctccaggTCCATGCTCCCCTTGCCCCCAATCAGTCTGTGGACATCTCCCTTCCACTCAACACTGTTGGCTCTGTCATGAAGATGGATCCTCTGAACAACCTCCAG GTGGCAGTGAAAAACAACATTGATGTCTTCTACTTCAGCACCCTCTACCCCCTGCACATCCTCTTCGTGGAGGACGGGAAGATGG AGAGGAGGACGTTCCTGGCCACTTGGAAGGACATTCCCAATGAGAATGAAGCCCAATTCCAGATCAAAGACTGTTCCCTCAGTGCAG ACACTGTTAGCAGCAAACTCCAAGGCAGCAACATCTTTACCATTGCCAAGAGGAACGTGGAGGGTCAGGACATGCTCTACCAGTCCCTCAAGCTCACCAATGGCATCTGGGTGCTGGCTGAGCTCAGGATCCAGCCCAGCAACCCCACTTTTACG GATTTGGAG TTGTCCCTGAAATGCCGAGCTCCAGAGGTGTCCCAGTACATCTACCAAGCCTATGAGACCATCCTGAAAAACTaa